In Streptomyces chartreusis NRRL 3882, the following are encoded in one genomic region:
- a CDS encoding amino acid permease, with protein MSKDAVNTAAAASRSDAAQVPADAGDAGYSKDLKARHVNMIAIGGAIGTGLFLGAGGRLHNAGPALAIAYLVCGIFAFFVVRALGELVLYRPSSGSFVSYAREFLGEKGAYVAGWMYFLNWSTTGIADITAIALYTHYWSLFTDIPQWVLALAALAVVLAVNLISVKIFGEMEFWFAIIKVATLVGFMFIGIFLLATQAEVGGQTPGLGVITDHGGVFPHGMMPVVLVMQGVIFAYAALELVGVAAGETAEPEKVVPRAVNSIMWRVGLFYVGSVVLLALLLPGSVYSADQSPFVTVLSKIGVPAAGDVMNLVVLTAAMSSLNSGLYSTGRILRSMAMAGSAPKFTARMNRSQVPYGGILLTCAVCVLGVGLNFLVPAQAFEIVLNVASLGIISTWVIIMICHLVFVRRARAGLVARPSFRLPGSPVTEITTIAFLLACLGMMWNDPEVGRKTLLLIPVIAAMLVAGWFGIRRRVSQTADRELSQLTK; from the coding sequence GTGAGCAAGGACGCCGTGAACACGGCAGCAGCCGCATCCCGCAGCGACGCGGCACAGGTGCCCGCGGACGCGGGCGACGCCGGCTACAGCAAGGACCTCAAGGCCCGCCACGTCAACATGATCGCCATCGGCGGGGCCATCGGCACCGGCCTCTTCCTCGGCGCCGGCGGCCGCCTCCACAACGCGGGCCCGGCGCTGGCGATCGCCTACCTGGTCTGCGGCATCTTCGCCTTCTTCGTGGTCAGAGCCCTCGGCGAGCTCGTCCTCTACCGCCCCTCGTCGGGTTCCTTCGTGTCCTACGCGCGCGAGTTCCTGGGCGAGAAGGGCGCCTACGTCGCCGGCTGGATGTACTTCCTGAACTGGTCGACCACCGGCATCGCCGACATCACCGCGATCGCGCTCTACACGCACTACTGGAGCCTGTTCACCGACATCCCGCAGTGGGTGCTCGCGCTGGCCGCCCTCGCGGTCGTGCTGGCCGTGAACCTGATCTCCGTGAAGATCTTCGGCGAGATGGAGTTCTGGTTCGCGATCATCAAGGTCGCGACGCTCGTCGGCTTCATGTTCATCGGCATCTTCCTGCTCGCCACGCAAGCCGAGGTGGGCGGCCAGACCCCGGGCCTGGGCGTGATCACCGACCACGGCGGCGTCTTCCCGCACGGCATGATGCCCGTCGTCCTCGTCATGCAGGGCGTGATCTTCGCGTACGCCGCGCTGGAGCTGGTCGGTGTCGCCGCGGGCGAGACCGCCGAGCCGGAGAAGGTCGTCCCGCGCGCGGTGAACTCGATCATGTGGCGGGTCGGCCTCTTCTACGTCGGTTCGGTCGTCCTCCTCGCCCTCCTGCTCCCCGGCTCGGTCTACTCGGCCGACCAGAGCCCCTTCGTCACGGTCCTGTCGAAGATCGGCGTCCCGGCGGCGGGCGACGTGATGAACCTGGTCGTCCTGACGGCCGCGATGTCCTCGCTGAACTCGGGCCTGTACTCCACGGGCCGCATCCTGCGCTCGATGGCGATGGCCGGCTCCGCGCCCAAGTTCACCGCCCGCATGAACCGCAGCCAGGTCCCCTACGGCGGCATCCTGCTGACCTGCGCGGTGTGCGTGCTCGGCGTCGGCCTGAACTTCCTCGTGCCGGCCCAGGCCTTCGAGATCGTGCTGAACGTCGCCTCGCTCGGCATCATCAGCACCTGGGTGATCATCATGATCTGCCACCTGGTCTTCGTCCGCCGCGCCAGGGCGGGCCTGGTCGCCCGGCCCTCCTTCCGCCTCCCCGGCAGCCCGGTCACGGAGATCACCACGATCGCCTTCCTGCTGGCCTGCCTCGGCATGATGTGGAACGACCCCGAGGTCGGCCGCAAGACGCTCCTGCTCATCCCGGTGATCGCGGCCATGCTGGTCGCGGGCTGGTTCGGCATCCGCCGCCGGGTGTCGCAGACGGCCGACCGGGAGCTGTCGCAGCTCACGAAGTAG
- a CDS encoding arginase family protein: MRNVAIVEAPSVLGLRPTGVEELPDALLDAGLAEGLRAVPAGRIEPPPYDPERDPETGVLNPDGIAAYSTALADAVGGVLDDDRFPVVLGGDCSVLLGNLLALRRRGRHGLLFLDGHTDFYQPSAEPAGEVASMELALATGRGPRVLADLEGRGPLVRDEDVVALGFRDAEESAAYGMQPLPSALHALELDTVRALGAGEAARRAVGLLTGDGAGAGFWIHLDVDVLDDAVMPAVDYRLPDGLTWQELETVLRTALAGGGAVGFTVAIFNPRLDPGGGIARRLGDCLVRAFDGDGQD; encoded by the coding sequence GTGCGGAACGTGGCCATAGTCGAGGCACCGTCCGTGCTCGGGCTGCGCCCGACCGGCGTCGAGGAACTGCCCGACGCGCTGCTCGACGCCGGTCTGGCTGAAGGTCTGCGCGCGGTACCGGCAGGCCGGATCGAGCCGCCCCCGTACGACCCGGAGCGGGACCCGGAGACCGGGGTCCTGAACCCCGACGGCATCGCCGCGTACTCCACCGCGCTGGCCGATGCCGTGGGCGGTGTCCTCGACGACGACCGGTTCCCCGTCGTGCTCGGCGGTGATTGCAGCGTGCTGCTGGGCAATCTGCTCGCGCTGCGCCGCCGCGGCCGGCACGGTCTGCTGTTCCTCGACGGGCACACCGACTTCTACCAGCCGTCGGCGGAACCGGCCGGTGAGGTGGCCTCCATGGAACTCGCCCTCGCCACCGGGCGCGGCCCGCGCGTGCTGGCCGACCTGGAGGGCCGGGGCCCACTGGTACGGGACGAGGACGTCGTCGCGCTGGGGTTCCGGGACGCGGAGGAGTCCGCGGCGTACGGGATGCAGCCGCTGCCGTCGGCGCTGCACGCGCTGGAGCTGGACACCGTGCGCGCCCTGGGGGCGGGCGAGGCGGCCCGGCGCGCGGTCGGGCTGCTGACCGGCGACGGCGCGGGCGCCGGCTTCTGGATCCACCTCGACGTCGACGTACTGGACGACGCGGTCATGCCCGCCGTCGACTACCGGCTGCCGGACGGGCTGACCTGGCAGGAGCTGGAGACCGTCCTGCGCACGGCCCTGGCCGGCGGCGGTGCCGTCGGTTTCACCGTCGCGATCTTCAATCCCCGTCTGGATCCCGGCGGGGGGATCGCGCGGCGCCTCGGCGACTGTCTGGTGCGGGCGTTCGACGGGGACGGCCAGGACTGA
- a CDS encoding macro domain-containing protein, translating to MSGIRYVRGDATVPSVKGVKVIAHVCNDIGGWGKGFVLAISRRWPEPEAAYRAWHRGRAANDFGLGAAQFVQVEPYVWVANMIGQRGTRTGSKGVPVRYEAIDTALEAMAERAGELGASVHMPRIGCGLAGGKWSRVEPLIEERLIRRGIPVTVYDHGD from the coding sequence ATGTCGGGGATCAGGTATGTCCGGGGTGACGCCACCGTTCCGTCGGTGAAGGGCGTCAAGGTCATCGCCCACGTCTGCAACGACATCGGGGGCTGGGGCAAGGGCTTCGTCCTGGCGATATCACGCCGCTGGCCCGAACCGGAGGCGGCGTACCGGGCCTGGCACCGGGGCCGCGCGGCGAACGACTTCGGGCTGGGCGCGGCGCAGTTCGTGCAGGTCGAGCCGTACGTGTGGGTGGCCAACATGATCGGCCAGCGCGGCACCAGGACCGGCAGCAAGGGTGTCCCCGTCCGCTACGAGGCGATCGACACGGCCCTGGAGGCCATGGCCGAGCGGGCCGGTGAACTGGGCGCTTCCGTGCACATGCCCCGCATCGGCTGCGGCCTCGCCGGCGGCAAGTGGTCCCGGGTCGAGCCGCTGATCGAGGAGCGGCTGATACGGCGGGGGATACCGGTGACGGTGTACGACCACGGGGACTGA
- a CDS encoding acetyl-CoA C-acetyltransferase has protein sequence MSTEAYVYDAIRTPRGRGKANGALHGTKPIDLVVGLIHEIRARFPGLDPAAVDDIVLGVVGPVGDQGSDIARIAAIAAGLPDTVAGVQENRFCASGLEAVNLAAAKVRSGWEDLVLAGGVESMSRVPMASDGGAWFNDPMTNLQVNFVPQGIGADLIATIEGFSRRDVDEYAALSQERAATAWKEGRFEKSVVPVKDRSGLVVLDHDEHMRPGTTADSLAKLKPSFADIGELGGFDAVALQQYHWVEKIDHVHHAGNSSGIVDGASLVAIGSKEVGERYGLTPRARIVAAAVSGSEPTIMLTGPAPATRKALAKAELTIDDIDLVEINEAFAAVVLRFVRDMGLSLDKVNVNGGAIALGHPLGATGAMILGTLVDELERQDKRYGLATLCVGGGMGVATIVERI, from the coding sequence GTGAGCACCGAAGCGTATGTGTACGACGCGATCCGCACTCCGCGCGGGCGCGGCAAGGCCAATGGCGCCCTGCACGGAACCAAGCCCATCGACCTGGTCGTCGGACTCATCCACGAGATCCGCGCCCGCTTCCCCGGTCTCGACCCGGCCGCCGTCGACGACATCGTGCTCGGCGTCGTCGGCCCGGTCGGCGACCAGGGCTCCGACATCGCCCGGATCGCCGCCATCGCCGCGGGACTGCCCGACACGGTGGCCGGGGTCCAGGAGAACCGCTTCTGTGCCTCGGGTCTGGAGGCCGTCAACCTGGCCGCCGCCAAGGTCCGTTCCGGCTGGGAGGACCTCGTCCTCGCGGGCGGCGTCGAGTCGATGTCCCGGGTGCCGATGGCCTCCGACGGCGGCGCCTGGTTCAACGACCCGATGACCAACCTCCAGGTCAACTTCGTGCCGCAGGGCATCGGTGCCGACCTGATCGCCACCATCGAGGGCTTCTCACGGCGGGACGTCGACGAGTACGCGGCCCTCTCCCAGGAGCGAGCGGCCACCGCCTGGAAGGAGGGCCGCTTCGAGAAGTCCGTCGTCCCGGTGAAGGACCGCAGCGGCCTCGTCGTCCTCGACCACGACGAGCACATGCGCCCCGGCACGACCGCCGACTCCCTGGCCAAGCTGAAGCCGTCCTTCGCGGACATCGGCGAACTCGGCGGCTTCGACGCGGTCGCGCTCCAGCAGTACCACTGGGTGGAGAAGATCGACCACGTCCACCACGCGGGCAACTCCTCGGGCATCGTCGACGGCGCCTCGCTCGTCGCGATCGGCTCCAAGGAGGTCGGCGAACGCTACGGACTCACGCCCCGCGCGCGGATCGTCGCCGCCGCCGTGTCCGGCTCCGAGCCCACCATCATGCTCACCGGCCCCGCCCCCGCCACCCGCAAGGCCCTCGCCAAGGCCGAGCTGACCATCGACGACATCGACCTCGTCGAGATCAACGAGGCGTTCGCGGCGGTCGTGCTGCGCTTCGTGCGGGACATGGGCCTGTCCCTGGACAAGGTCAACGTCAACGGCGGCGCGATCGCGCTCGGCCACCCCCTCGGCGCGACCGGCGCGATGATCCTCGGCACCCTCGTCGACGAACTCGAGCGCCAGGACAAGCGCTACGGCCTCGCCACGCTGTGCGTCGGCGGCGGCATGGGCGTCGCGACCATCGTCGAGCGCATCTGA
- a CDS encoding MerR family transcriptional regulator, protein MTTDTGEPTLTIDELAARAGVTVRTVRFYGTKGLLPPPVLGPRRVGHYGREHLARLALIEELQQQGMTLAGIERYLRRLPPDLSARDLAVHRAVVASWAPDTVETVTREELERRSGRPLGDEDVERLVAMGVVRPADDGYEADLGLLRLGAGLLDVPLSQEAIFAARKVLIEHARAAARELSQLFRGEVAERDARDVRSLSAHMHPLVVQALLTAFQRSLKEELGEWLTEPPRESG, encoded by the coding sequence ATGACGACCGACACCGGGGAACCGACCCTCACGATCGACGAACTGGCCGCCCGGGCCGGTGTCACGGTGCGTACGGTCCGTTTCTACGGCACGAAGGGGCTGCTGCCGCCGCCCGTGCTCGGTCCCCGGCGCGTGGGGCACTACGGGCGGGAGCACCTGGCCCGCCTGGCGCTGATCGAGGAGTTGCAGCAGCAGGGCATGACGCTGGCGGGCATCGAGCGCTATCTGCGCCGGTTGCCGCCGGACCTGAGCGCGCGCGACCTCGCCGTTCACCGGGCGGTGGTGGCCTCCTGGGCGCCGGACACCGTCGAGACGGTCACGCGGGAGGAGCTGGAGCGGCGCTCCGGGCGGCCGCTCGGCGACGAGGACGTCGAGCGGCTCGTGGCGATGGGTGTGGTCCGGCCCGCGGACGACGGGTACGAGGCCGACCTCGGTCTGCTCCGGCTGGGCGCCGGGCTGCTGGACGTGCCGCTCTCCCAGGAGGCGATCTTCGCGGCGCGCAAGGTCCTCATCGAACACGCGCGCGCCGCGGCCCGCGAACTCTCCCAGCTCTTCCGCGGCGAGGTGGCGGAGCGTGACGCGCGGGACGTGCGGTCCCTGTCGGCGCACATGCACCCCTTGGTGGTGCAGGCGCTCCTCACCGCCTTTCAGCGGTCGCTGAAGGAAGAGCTGGGCGAGTGGCTCACCGAGCCACCGCGAGAGTCAGGCTGA
- a CDS encoding 3-hydroxyacyl-CoA dehydrogenase NAD-binding domain-containing protein, whose product MSTESTTIRWEQDRTGLVTLVIDDPNQSANTMNQAFRDSLAAVTDRLEAEQDSIRGVIITSAKKTFFAGGDLRDLIRVTPETAQELFDGGMAIKRNLRRIETLGKPVVAALNGAALGGGYEIALACHHRIALDAPGSKIGCPEVTLGLLPGGGGVVRTVRLLGIADALLKVLLQGTQYSPRRALENGLVDDVATTQEELLEKARAFIDANPESQQPWDKPGYKIPGGTPANPKFAANLPAFPATLRKQTNGAPYPAPRSILAAAVEGSQVDFETAQVIEARYFVELAAGQTSKNMIQAFFFDLQAVNSGANRPQGIEPRQVRKVAVLGAGMMGAGIAYSCARAGIDVVLKDVSLEAALKGKGYSEKLCAKAVAKGRTTQEKADALLARITPTAEVQDLAGCDAVIEAVFEDTSLKHKVFQEIQDVVAPDALLCSNTSTLPITALAEGVERQADFIGLHFFSPVDKMPLVEIIKGERTGQEALARAFDLVRQINKTPIVVNDSRGFFTSRVIGHFINEGVAMVGEGIEPASVEQAAAQAGYPAKVLSLMDELTLTLPRKIRSETKRAVEEAGGTWTAHPAEAVVDRMVDEFGRTGRSGGAGFYDYGEDGKRTGLWPGLREHFTKPGYRIPFEDMQERMLFSEALDTVRLLEEGVLTSVADANIGSVFGIGFPGWTGGVLQYINGYEGGLPGFVARARELAERYGDRFTPPALLVEKAAQGERFSDSA is encoded by the coding sequence ATGAGCACTGAGTCCACCACCATCCGCTGGGAACAGGACCGCACCGGCCTCGTCACCCTCGTCATCGACGACCCGAACCAGTCCGCGAACACCATGAACCAGGCGTTCCGCGACTCGCTCGCCGCCGTCACCGACCGCCTGGAGGCCGAACAGGACTCCATCCGGGGCGTCATCATCACCTCCGCGAAGAAGACCTTCTTCGCCGGCGGCGACCTGCGCGACCTGATCCGCGTCACCCCCGAGACGGCCCAGGAGCTGTTCGACGGCGGCATGGCGATCAAGCGGAACCTGCGCCGCATCGAGACCCTCGGCAAGCCCGTCGTCGCCGCCCTCAACGGCGCGGCCCTCGGAGGCGGTTACGAGATCGCCCTGGCCTGCCACCACCGCATCGCCCTCGACGCGCCCGGCTCCAAGATCGGCTGCCCCGAGGTCACCCTCGGCCTGCTGCCCGGAGGCGGCGGCGTCGTGCGCACCGTCCGTCTGCTCGGCATCGCCGACGCCCTGCTGAAGGTACTCCTCCAGGGCACCCAGTACAGCCCGCGCCGCGCCCTGGAGAACGGCCTCGTCGACGACGTGGCCACCACCCAGGAGGAGCTCCTCGAAAAGGCCCGCGCCTTCATCGACGCCAACCCCGAGTCGCAGCAGCCCTGGGACAAGCCGGGGTACAAGATCCCGGGCGGCACCCCGGCCAACCCCAAGTTCGCGGCGAACCTGCCCGCCTTCCCGGCCACCCTGCGCAAGCAGACGAACGGCGCCCCCTACCCGGCCCCGCGGAGCATCCTCGCCGCGGCCGTCGAGGGCTCCCAGGTCGACTTCGAGACCGCCCAGGTCATCGAGGCCCGCTACTTCGTGGAACTCGCGGCCGGGCAGACGTCGAAGAACATGATCCAGGCCTTCTTCTTCGACCTCCAGGCCGTCAACTCCGGCGCCAACCGCCCCCAGGGCATCGAGCCCCGCCAGGTCCGCAAGGTCGCCGTCCTCGGCGCCGGGATGATGGGCGCCGGCATCGCCTACTCCTGTGCGCGCGCCGGCATCGACGTCGTCCTGAAGGACGTCTCCCTGGAGGCGGCCCTCAAGGGCAAGGGCTACTCCGAGAAGCTGTGCGCCAAGGCCGTGGCCAAGGGCCGTACGACGCAGGAGAAGGCGGACGCGCTGCTCGCCCGCATCACGCCCACCGCCGAGGTGCAGGACCTGGCCGGCTGCGACGCCGTCATCGAGGCCGTCTTCGAGGACACGTCCCTCAAGCACAAGGTCTTCCAGGAGATCCAGGACGTCGTCGCCCCCGACGCGTTGCTGTGCTCCAACACCTCCACGCTGCCCATCACCGCCCTCGCCGAGGGCGTCGAGCGCCAGGCCGACTTCATCGGACTGCACTTCTTCTCGCCGGTCGACAAGATGCCGCTCGTCGAGATCATCAAGGGCGAGCGCACGGGGCAGGAGGCCCTGGCCCGCGCCTTCGACCTGGTCCGGCAGATCAACAAGACGCCGATCGTCGTCAACGACTCGCGCGGCTTCTTCACCTCCCGCGTCATCGGACACTTCATCAACGAGGGCGTCGCCATGGTCGGCGAGGGCATCGAGCCCGCGTCCGTCGAACAGGCCGCCGCGCAGGCGGGCTACCCGGCCAAGGTGCTGTCCCTGATGGACGAGCTGACGCTGACGCTGCCCCGCAAGATCCGGAGCGAGACGAAGCGCGCCGTGGAGGAGGCGGGCGGCACCTGGACGGCCCACCCCGCCGAGGCCGTCGTCGACCGCATGGTCGACGAGTTCGGCCGCACGGGCCGCAGCGGCGGCGCCGGCTTCTACGACTACGGGGAGGACGGCAAGCGCACCGGACTGTGGCCGGGCCTGCGCGAGCACTTCACGAAGCCCGGGTACCGGATCCCGTTCGAGGACATGCAGGAGCGAATGCTGTTCTCCGAGGCGCTGGACACCGTCCGGCTGCTGGAGGAGGGCGTCCTGACCTCCGTCGCCGACGCCAACATCGGCTCCGTCTTCGGCATCGGCTTCCCGGGCTGGACCGGTGGTGTGCTCCAGTACATCAACGGCTACGAGGGCGGACTGCCCGGCTTCGTGGCACGCGCGCGGGAACTCGCCGAGCGCTACGGCGACCGGTTCACGCCGCCCGCGCTGCTGGTGGAGAAGGCGGCGCAGGGGGAGCGGTTCAGCGACTCAGCCTGA